In the genome of Lactobacillus intestinalis, the window TTGGTCATGGAGAAAGAAATGGTCATAAGATTGGTTTTCCGACTGCTAATTTAGTCTGGGATAAGAAAAAAGTTGTGCCTAAAATTGGTGTATATGCCACTAAAACTAAAATTGATGGTAAATGGTATGATTCAATGACGAGTGTAGGCTATAATTTAACGACTGGCCAAGAGCGGAGAATTTATATTGAATCACATTTGTTTAATTTTGATAAAGAAGCTTATGGCGAGAAAATGACCATTAAATGGTATTTGTATACTCGTGGTGAAGTAAAATTTGCTAGTTTAGATGAGCTAAAGGAGCAATTGAAGCGAGATGAGAACCAAATCAAGGCTTATTTTGCAGAAATTGACTCTAAAAAATAGCTTGGCAAAACTTTAAGCTTATGATATATTAAACTTATCAGTTAAAGTTCATTTAAGAAAGAAGGGTAGCCGGTGCGTTTTTAATCTTGTAATTAGACATAGTTAGATAAAAGTCCGTATTTTTAGACGGAGAGACTATGTACTTTTAACAAGATTGAATGCACGATTATCTTTTTCTCTAAAATAAAAGAGAGTCACACTTGTTAAAAGGTGCAGACTCTCTTTTTGTATGGAGATGATTTGATGAGCAATATAAAAATTAGCAATCTTTCTTTTAGATATGATACTAACAATGAAAATATTTTTGAAAATTTAAATTTGAATTTAGATAGTTCCTGGAAACTTGGCTTAGTAGGAAGAAACGGAAGAGGGAAAACCACCTTTCTTAATTTGCTTCGCCAAAAATTAAAAGGGATTGGCAAAATTCAAACTAGACTTCGGTTCTCGTATTTTCCGATGGAAATCGTAAATCCTAAAGGGATTACTTTCTATGAACTTCAAGATAAATTAAATTTTGAAGAATGGGAATTAGAACGTGAACTTAATTTAATGAAAGTTGATCCCAATTTGATTTGGCAACCTTTTGATACTTTGAGTGGTGGAGAACAGACAAAGATTTTATTAGCCGCTTCATTTGTAGATTCAGATTCTTTTCCTTTAATTGATGAACCAACGAATCATTTAGATGAAGAAGGTCGACGTCAAATAGCAGAATATCTTTTTGGTCATGACGAGGGATATATTGTGGTGAGTCATGATCGGAATTTTTTAAATCACATCACAGATCATATATTGGCAATTGAAAGTGGTGAAATTCATTGATTTCTCCTTCTAGGTTGATTAAGCGAGGATACCCTGGATTTTAATCCGGGGAGGAATTGCACTTTCAGCCTTTTTATATTTTGTCTTTTTCTCCTCTAATTTCTATGATATAATCATTTTCAAACGCTTGTTTGGAGGTAGATAATTTGGATCAGGCAGTAACGATTAAAGCCAAGCTCCTTAATATTGATGATCAAACTACCCACGCTTTTATAAAAACCATGACTGCATACAGAGATGCCTGCAACTTCGTCTCACAGTATGTTTTTGACCATGATTTTGAGTTTCGATTTTCTCAGCTAAATCAAGCCCTTTATCATGATTTGAGAGACCTGTTTGGGCTCAAAAGTCAAATGGCTCAATCGGTTATCAGAAATGTTGTTGCCCGCTATAAAACAATCAAAACCCAATTGAAGCAAACACCGTTTCGCTATAATACTGGGGAAAAAGATGCGCAGGGCCATGCTATCTGGTCGCGGATTCCGCGTGATCTCACTTGGCTTTGGCGTCCAGTTAAGTTTAAGCGTCTTCAGCTTGATCTTCAGCGCAATCGCGACTGGTCTTATTTAAATACAAGCAGCCAGCTTTCTTTGAATACCTTAATGGGGAGAAAGAAAGTTGATTTTGTCTGCAAAAATTTCGACCAGTATCTTGATGCTAGCCGTTGGAAGTTTGGCTCAATTAAGCTGCTTCAGTTCAAAAATAATTGGTATATCCACCTTAGTGCGACGATGTCCCTTCCTGAATATGAATTAAAGCAGACCCAGCATATCGTTGGGATTGATCGCGGTCTGCGCTTTTTGGCTGCCTGCTATGACGAACAGGGCCAGACTCTGCTTTGCAGCGGACAAAAAGTATTGCGCACCAGGCGCAAATATAAGAAACTCCGTGCTCAGCTTCAAGCCAAAGACACTAAGTCTGCCAAGCGAAGACTTAAAAAGATCGGTCAGCGAGAGAACCGTTTTATAAGCGATGTTAATCATCGCCTTACCAAGACACTCGTTGATCATTACGGTCCCAATACTATCTTTGCTTTAGAAGACTTAACCAATGTCCGCTTTGCGACTGAGAAAGCTGCCAAAAAGCGTCGCTATGAAATGGTTTCTTGGACTTTTTACCAGTTTGAGCAGTTTTTAGCTTACAAAGCTAATTTGAATTCTTCAACTGTTGTTAAAGTTTCTCCCAGATTTACCAGCCAGCGCTGTCCTAAGTGCGGAAGAATCCGTAAGGAGAACCGCAACCATGAGTTGCACCTCTACATTTGTGATGAGTGCGGCTACAAATCTAATGACGATCGCTTAGCGGCCATGAATATCCAGTTCTTGGGCGAACAGTACCATAAAGGTGTTAAAATACCTAAATTTACTAAATTAAGATCTGCCGAGCAAACTTGGCAGGTAAACGGGTATCGTCAACTGTCCGACGATGCAGCCTCGGAGGCGGAAGTCGCAAGACGCTATAACCGCTATCTAGTAAAAATAGATGAGAGCTGCAAACCCTAGAATTTATTCTAGGGTAGTTGATCTTCTTAAAGAATTCAAACCAGCAATGCTTTTGATTGAACACGATCCTTATTTTATTAAGGAAGTAGCTGATCAAGTAATTGAGTTGTGAAAAATATTTCAAAAAAATTAGCAGTCAGCTTGATATCGTGCTAGTTTTTAGTATAATGGTATTTGTTAGCACCTAATAGATGAGAGTGCTAAAAGTGAGGGCGATATTTATGTTGACCGAACGTCAAGAATTAATTTTAAAAACAATTATTCAAGATTTCACACAAGATCATGAACCTGTTGGTTCAAAGACAGTGATGAAACAATTACCAATTAAGGTATCAAGTGCAACAATTCGGAATGAAATGGCAACGCTAGAAGAGAAAAGGTTGATCGAAAAAACTCACTCTTCAAGTGGTCGGATTCCATCAAGTGAAGGGTATCGTTATTATCTTGACAATTTAGTCGAGCCATTACGTTTACCTGAAAACGTTTATGATAAAATTGTTTATCAATTAGATCGACCATTTCATCAAGTGAATGAAATTGTGCAAGAAGCTGCTAAGATTTTATCGGATTTGACGAATTATACTGCTTTTGCAGAAGGTCCCGAAAATCACGGTGTGACTGTTACAGGATTTAGAATTGTACCATTGTCGAACAGACAAATTATGGCAATTTTGGTAACCAGTGATGGTAATGTTCAAAATCAAGTTTATGCTTTACCACATCACATTCATGGGGATGAAATTGAAAAAGCCGTTCGGATGATTAATGATGAGCTAGTGGGGAAGAGTTTGAAAGAAATTACCCCAACTTTATTAAAAGGTCTAGCTAATCAGCAAATTGCCGGTACTCATTCAGCTGAACTCCTTAGTTTAGTTGAAGATGTTATTAAAGATGCGGCCAGTGAGCAGATGTATGTGGATGGTCAGATCAATTTGTTGAATAATAGCTCTGAGAAGAATGTGAATGACATTCGCTCGCTTTATGAATTAGTTGATCATAATGATCTGATTTCAAACTTGATGGGTGATTGTGAAAAGGTTGCTTCGCCGGATCTTCCAGTTCAAGTAACGTTAGGATCAGAACTTCCTAATGATTTATTGAAAAATTATAGTTTGGTAACTGCCAGATATAATGTGGGAGAACATGGTGAAGGTACAATTGCACTACTTGGTCCAACGAATATGCCATATTCGCAAATGATTGGGTTACTTGAATATTTTAGAAACGAGCTAGCCAAGAAATTGCTCGATTACTACGGAAGGTTTCAATAGAGGGGGTTAGCTGTGAGTAAAGAAGAATTTCCAAGCGAAAAGAATTTAGATGAAAAAGATACTGCTCCTAAAAAGAAAGTGGAGGAAACTCCAAAGGCTAACAAGGAGACAGATAATAAAGAAGATCAAAAATTAGCTAAGCAAATTGCTGAATTAGAAGCTAAAAACAAGGAACTTGAAGATAAGTATCTACGCAGTGAAGCTGAAATCCAAAACATGCAAAACCGTTACTCAAAGGAACGAGCTCAACTTATTAAATATGAATCTCAAAGTTTGGCTAAAGATGTTTTGCCTGCAATGGATAACCTAGAACGTGCTTTAGGCGTTAAGGTTGACGATGAAGCATCTAAGCAATTGAAAAAGGGTGTCCAAATGACCCTTGATTCACTTATCAAGGCCATGAAAGATCATGGTATTGTTGAAATTGAGGCTGATGGCGTAGAGTTTGATCCGACATTACATCAAGCTGTTCAAACTGTAGCAGCTGAAAATGATGATCAAAAAGATCACGTTGTTCAGGTTTTACAAAAAGGATATCAATACAAGGACCGTACATTGAGACCAACTATGGTTGTTGTTGCTCAATAGAAAGGGAGATTTATTAATGTCAAAAGTTATCGGTATTGACCTTGGAACTACTAACTCTGCAGTAGCAGTTCTTGAAGGTAAAGAACCTAAAATTATTACTAACCCAGAGGGTAATCGTACTACTCCATCTGTAGTTGCATTTAAAGATGGTGAAATTCAAGTCGGTGAGGTTGCTAAGCGTCAAGCTATTACTAACCCTAATACGATTGTTTCAATCAAGCGTCACATGGGTGAAGCTGACTATAAGGTTAAAGTAGGAGACAAAAGTTACACACCACAAGAAATTTCCGCAATGATTTTGCAATACATCAAGAAATTTTCTGAAGATTACTTAGGTGAAGAAGTTACAGATGCAGTTATTACTGTACCTGCTTACTTTAATGATGCTCAACGTCAAGCTACTAAAGATGCTGGTAAGATTGCTGGCTTAAATGTTCAAAGAATTATTAACGAACCAACTGCTTCAGCTTTAGCATATGGTCTTGATAAAGATGAAGACGATGAAAAAGTTTTAGTATATGACCTTGGTGGTGGTACTTTTGATGTTTCTGTTCTTCAATTAGGGGACGGTGTCTTCCAAGTACTTTCAACTAATGGTGATACTCACCTTGGTGGGGATGACTTTGATAACCGTATCATGGATTGGCTTATCAAGAACTTTAAGGATGAAAATGGTGTTGACTTGTCTAAGGATAAGATGGCACTTCAACGTTTAAAGGATGCCGCTGAAAAGGCTAAGAAGGATTTGTCAGGTGTATCAAGCACTCACATTTCACTTCCATTCATTTCTGCTGGCGAATCTGGTCCACTTCACCTTGAAGCTGACTTAACTCGTGCTAAGTTTGATGAATTGACTAATGATTTAGTTGAAAAGACTAAGATTCCATTTGACAATGCATTAAAGGATGCCGGTCTTACTGTTAACGACATTGATAAAGTTATTTTAAATGGTGGTTCAACTCGTATTCCTGCAGTTCAAAAGGCTGTTAAGGAATGGGCTGGAAAAGAACCTGACCACTCAATTAACCCAGATGAAGCTGTAGCCCTTGGTGCCGCAATTCAAGGTGGGGTTATCTCAGGGGACGTTAAGGATATTGTTTTGTTGGATGTTACTCCACTATCACTTGGTATTGAAACCATGGGTGGTGTCTTCACTAAGTTAATTGATAGAAACACTACTATTCCAACCTCAAAGAGTCAAATCTTCTCAACTGCAGCTGATAACCAACCAGCCGTAGATGTTCACGTTTTACAAGGTGAACGTCCAATGGCAGCTGATGATAAGACACTTGGACGCTTTGAATTAACTGATATTCCACCTGCACCACGTGGTGTTCCTCAAATTCAAGTTACCTTTGATATCGATAAAAACGGTATTGTAAATGTATCTGCTAAGGATATGGGAACTGGTAAGGAACAAAAGATTACCATTAAGAGTTCATCTGGTTTGTCAGATGAAGAAATCAAGCGCATGCAAAAAGACGCTGAAGAACACGCTGAAGAAGATAAGAAGCGTAAAGAAGAAGTTGACTTACGTAATGAAGTTGACCAATTAATCTTTACTACTGAAAAGACCTTGAAAGAAACTAAGGGTAAGGTATCTGATGAAGATACTAAGAAGGTTCAAGATGCACTTGATGACTTGAAGAAAGCTCAAAAAGACAACAACTTGGACGAAATGAAAGAAAAGAAGGATGCTTTATCTAAGGCTGCTCAAGACTTAGCTGTTAAGCTTTACCAACAAAATGGTGGTGCTCAAGGTGCTGCTGGTCAAGCTGGCCCTCAAGGTCCACAAGGTGGCAACCCAAATGATAACAATGGTGGCACTCAAGATGGTACTTTCCATAAAGTAGACCCAGACAAGTAATGGGTTTATAATTTGAATAACCTATTAAGAAAAGAACTGCTTAATGGTAGTTCTTTTCTTTTGAATGTAAGGAGTTTTAATTTTGGCACAAGATTATTACAAAACTCTTGGTGTGGATCGTAAT includes:
- a CDS encoding RNA-guided endonuclease TnpB family protein — encoded protein: MDQAVTIKAKLLNIDDQTTHAFIKTMTAYRDACNFVSQYVFDHDFEFRFSQLNQALYHDLRDLFGLKSQMAQSVIRNVVARYKTIKTQLKQTPFRYNTGEKDAQGHAIWSRIPRDLTWLWRPVKFKRLQLDLQRNRDWSYLNTSSQLSLNTLMGRKKVDFVCKNFDQYLDASRWKFGSIKLLQFKNNWYIHLSATMSLPEYELKQTQHIVGIDRGLRFLAACYDEQGQTLLCSGQKVLRTRRKYKKLRAQLQAKDTKSAKRRLKKIGQRENRFISDVNHRLTKTLVDHYGPNTIFALEDLTNVRFATEKAAKKRRYEMVSWTFYQFEQFLAYKANLNSSTVVKVSPRFTSQRCPKCGRIRKENRNHELHLYICDECGYKSNDDRLAAMNIQFLGEQYHKGVKIPKFTKLRSAEQTWQVNGYRQLSDDAASEAEVARRYNRYLVKIDESCKP
- the hrcA gene encoding heat-inducible transcriptional repressor HrcA: MLTERQELILKTIIQDFTQDHEPVGSKTVMKQLPIKVSSATIRNEMATLEEKRLIEKTHSSSGRIPSSEGYRYYLDNLVEPLRLPENVYDKIVYQLDRPFHQVNEIVQEAAKILSDLTNYTAFAEGPENHGVTVTGFRIVPLSNRQIMAILVTSDGNVQNQVYALPHHIHGDEIEKAVRMINDELVGKSLKEITPTLLKGLANQQIAGTHSAELLSLVEDVIKDAASEQMYVDGQINLLNNSSEKNVNDIRSLYELVDHNDLISNLMGDCEKVASPDLPVQVTLGSELPNDLLKNYSLVTARYNVGEHGEGTIALLGPTNMPYSQMIGLLEYFRNELAKKLLDYYGRFQ
- the grpE gene encoding nucleotide exchange factor GrpE; the protein is MSKEEFPSEKNLDEKDTAPKKKVEETPKANKETDNKEDQKLAKQIAELEAKNKELEDKYLRSEAEIQNMQNRYSKERAQLIKYESQSLAKDVLPAMDNLERALGVKVDDEASKQLKKGVQMTLDSLIKAMKDHGIVEIEADGVEFDPTLHQAVQTVAAENDDQKDHVVQVLQKGYQYKDRTLRPTMVVVAQ
- the dnaK gene encoding molecular chaperone DnaK, which produces MSKVIGIDLGTTNSAVAVLEGKEPKIITNPEGNRTTPSVVAFKDGEIQVGEVAKRQAITNPNTIVSIKRHMGEADYKVKVGDKSYTPQEISAMILQYIKKFSEDYLGEEVTDAVITVPAYFNDAQRQATKDAGKIAGLNVQRIINEPTASALAYGLDKDEDDEKVLVYDLGGGTFDVSVLQLGDGVFQVLSTNGDTHLGGDDFDNRIMDWLIKNFKDENGVDLSKDKMALQRLKDAAEKAKKDLSGVSSTHISLPFISAGESGPLHLEADLTRAKFDELTNDLVEKTKIPFDNALKDAGLTVNDIDKVILNGGSTRIPAVQKAVKEWAGKEPDHSINPDEAVALGAAIQGGVISGDVKDIVLLDVTPLSLGIETMGGVFTKLIDRNTTIPTSKSQIFSTAADNQPAVDVHVLQGERPMAADDKTLGRFELTDIPPAPRGVPQIQVTFDIDKNGIVNVSAKDMGTGKEQKITIKSSSGLSDEEIKRMQKDAEEHAEEDKKRKEEVDLRNEVDQLIFTTEKTLKETKGKVSDEDTKKVQDALDDLKKAQKDNNLDEMKEKKDALSKAAQDLAVKLYQQNGGAQGAAGQAGPQGPQGGNPNDNNGGTQDGTFHKVDPDK